One Leishmania major strain Friedlin complete genome, chromosome 29 DNA segment encodes these proteins:
- a CDS encoding conserved hypothetical protein (previous protein_id=AAZ09551.1), with protein sequence MSSDELPPIIDTPVPPRPALYVPPEERDPSDESLAFLKPGSPLQHLTRRSEEVQLPEGLDRAPSIAERQRAAPIYMDADAARVRSTSVHAGQSLLRSSGIDTSAYYYSVPQAPSAAEGDVSAVGALDASHRSRLHILREHAPHRGSESTPLGADLTAGVLSGGSVGAGSSCSTAKERSMFAASHEFAAVEKTPEELEDERQRAAPKPIAKQLEADIKKLEYYQGTPQYDKLLADFRFKYSAEGTATKGAKGPVYTAEEVKCGLEGQPIDYHHSSTKLQAALLSGPRAYDPVTIMQQQGILRFQGYAFPPTVELGKLKGDGDELKALHNAHKSHSLVAQVRRGMNALVGRKDACDDYVAMEDKSKEDTHLLYRTLGLEAVQRRQMRYMLTDFDYADRSTAFHVMMSYPYTDWLHVFYMVLVGCCLYQLQVRCGAYEFYDEYLGLDLRQVPRLQKPILAGITVVVMIFFFFQPLLVASIATTRAYRIAMKRPIGPP encoded by the coding sequence ATGTCCAGTGATGAGTTGCCGCCCATCATTGATACCCCCGTGCCACCGCGGCCTGCGCTCTATGTCCCGCCCGAGGAGCGCGACCCGAGCGATGAATCACTCGCTTTTCTCAAACCGGGTAGCCCACTACAGCATCTgacgcgccgcagcgaggAGGTACAGCTCCCGGAAGGCCTTGATCGGGCTCCGTCGATTGCCGAGCGCCAACGGGCTGCCCCCATCTACATGGATGCTGACGCTGCGAGAgtgcgcagcacaagcgTGCACGCTGGGCAGTCTCTTCTTCGATCTTCTGGGATCGACACGAGCGCGTACTACTACAGCGTTCCACAGGCACCGTCTGCTGCAGAGGGGGATGTGTCAGCGGTCGGCGCACTGGATGCATCGCACCGTAGTCGCCTGCACATCCTCCGGGAACACGCTCCCCACCGGGGATCGGAATCAACACCGCTCGGCGCCGACCTCACGGCTGGCGTCTTGAGCGGCGGTAGTGTTGGTGCAGGCAGTAGCTGTAGCACCGCAAAGGAGCGAAGCATGTTCGCAGCGTCGCACGAGTTTGCTGCCGTAGAGAAGACACCGGAGGAGTTGGAAGACGAGAGGCAGCGGGCGGCCCCGAAACCCATCGccaagcagctggaggcggacATCAAGAAGCTCGAGTACTACCAGGGTACCCCGCAGTACGATAAGCTTCTCGCAGACTTCCGTTTCAAGTACAGTGCAGAGGGGACTGCGACGAAGGGCGCCAAAGGGCCCGTTTACACGGCGGAAGAGGTGAAGTGCGGCTTGGAGGGGCAGCCAATCGATTACCACCACAGTAGCACCAAGTTGCAGGCGGCACTGCTCTCTGGACCGCGTGCCTACGACCCTGTCACGATCATGCAACAGCAAGGCATCTTGCGCTTCCAGGGCTATGCGTTTCCGCCTACGGTGGAGCTCGGGAAATTGAAGGGAGACGGTGATGAGCTGAAGGCGCTGCACAACGCGCACAAGAGCCACTCTCTTGTCGCACAGGTGCGGCGTGGAATGAATGCGCTGGTTGGGCGCAAGGATGCGTGTGATGATTACGTGGCGATGGAGGACAAATCGAAGGAGGATACCCATCTGCTGTACCGCACCTTGGGCCTCGAGGCGgtacagcggcggcagatgCGCTACATGCTGACTGATTTCGATTACGCAGACAGAAGCACCGCGTTTCATGTCATGATGTCGTACCCGTACACAGACTGGCTCCACGTGTTTTACATGGTGCTAGTAGGCTGCTGCTTGTATCAGCTTCAGGTTCGGTGCGGCGCCTACGAGTTTTACGACGAGTATCTGGGGCTTGACCTCCGCCAagtgccgcggctgcagaaGCCGATCCTGGCCGGCATCACCGTTGTCGTCATGatcttcttctttttccaGCCTCTCTTGGTCGCCAGCATTGCGACAACAAGAGCGTACCGGATTGCAATGAAACGCCCCATCGGCCCTCCGTAG
- a CDS encoding hypothetical protein (previous protein_id=AAZ09552.1): MSGRCFSKSLESDVDSAAAAESSLSATEVSTDGYRTGKQPRHVAFLLEKDLKETDTEEVPRAAFAGRRGGAGARPTEEQWSWSGRAEADALRQRALQCGEDFVRVASGLGYEVVAHTPTAFLKRGMTEKTAALFGVAQPEKQGGTGLAVARSATARASTGAVLLSSPSAAETTVTLAAPFSSGGSSVFPRKGELDSCSSRSSSPGTEDQVGMVPVLSPLLQGSEPGQRRLSTDASLRALEVQTPRTTGAHAGVYRYPATIASLHPLQDSTPNSVADGNGVHTSPHRSSRTGFGAEHHANDGANPPGPAIANSTRAVHWTPTTRHPSPSRGSPASHRALTPRTVFPTGNHPVTASLMVPGQQSDAFAVRLSIMDVTSSRTNSNTNTSMSTEHLNGHEFVNVGGSQNTNNRFFTSSTDALNTPAVRMTDDEDWLRATGRLIQ; encoded by the coding sequence ATGTCAGGACGTTGCTTCTCGAAGAGTCTGGAGTCGGACGTCGactcggccgccgctgccgagagCTCTCTCTCCGCAACCGAGGTGTCGACAGACGGCTATCGCACAGGTAAGCAGCCTCGCCATGTCGCCTTTCTCCTTGAGAAGGACTTGAAGGAGACGGacacggaggaggtgccACGCGCTGCCTTTGCcggccggcgcggcggcgcaggcgcgcggcCTACTGAAGAGCAATGGTCATGGAGTGGCAGGGCAGAGGCCGACGCgctccggcagcgtgcccTGCAGTGCGGCGAGGATTTCGTTCGTGTGGCAAGCGGGCTCGGCtacgaggtggtggcgcacacCCCTACCGCGTTTCTTAAGCGCGGGATGACAGAGAAGACGGCTGCGCTTTTTGGAGTCGCCCAACCCGAGAAGCAAGGTGGAACCGGCCTTGCGGTGGCGAGGAGTGCGACGGCGCGCGCTAGCACCGGGGCTGTCCTTCTCAGCTCGCCATCGGCCGCCGAGACCACGGTGACTCTTGCTGCCCCCTTCAGCTCCGGCGGCTCGTCGGTCTTCCCGCGGAAGGGCGAACTtgacagctgcagcagccggtCCAGTTCCCCTGGCACCGAGGATCAGGTCGGCATGGTACCTGTGCTCAGCCCACTGTTGCAGGGCAGCGAACCCGGCCAGCGTCGCCTCTCCACTGATGCGTCTCTGCGCGCACTCGAGGTGCAGACTCCGCGCACGACTGGAGCGCATGCCGGGGTATACCGCTACCCAGCCACGATTGCGTCCTTGCACCCCTTACAGGATAGCACGCCCAACTCGGTGGCAGACGGCAATGGCGTGCACACGTCGCCCCACCGTTCATCCCGCACCGGCTTCGGGGCGGAGCATCACGCAAACGACGGCGCCAACCCCCCAGGACCGGCGATCGCCAACAGCACACGGGCTGTTCATTGGACGCCTACCACGAGGCATCCTTCCCCGTCAAGAGGGTCGCCGGCGTCGCATCGGGCTTTGACGCCGCGCACAGTTTTTCCCACTGGCAACCATCCTGTCACCGCCTCACTCATGGTTCCTGGCCAGCAGAGCGACGCCTTTGCGGTCCGTCTCTCTATCATGGACGTCACCTCGTCCCGTACCAACAGCAACACCAATACTTCCATGAGCACCGAGCACCTAAACGGCCACGAATTCGTGAATGTCGGAGGCTCGCAGAACACGAACAACCGCTTCTTTACGTCTTCCACGGACGCATTGAACACACCAGCGGTGCGCATGACGGACGACGAGGATTGGCTGCGAGCGACGGGCCGCTTGATTCAGTAG